A segment of the Marinobacter arenosus genome:
CTCACAGCGCATTCTCTGGATGCTGGAAGAGCTGGGCGTACCCTACGAGATCCAGCGTTACGAGCGTGATCCCCAGACCATGCTGGCGCCCGCAAGCCTCAAGAAGGTACACCCGCTGGGCAAATCCCCGGTGATCACCGACGGCGATCTGGTGGTGGCAGAGTCCGGCGCCATCATCGAATACCTGGCCCACACCTACGGCAAAGACACCATGCTGCCGGAATCCGGCGGCCAGGCCTGGCTGGATTACACCTACTGGCTGCATTACGCCGAAGGCTCGCTGATGCCGCCGCTGGTGATGCGCCTCGTGTTCCAGAAGGTCAAAACCAGCCCGATGCCGTTCTTTATCAAACCCGTCGCCAAGGGCATTGCCGACAAAACCATCGAG
Coding sequences within it:
- a CDS encoding glutathione S-transferase family protein gives rise to the protein MITVHHLNNSRSQRILWMLEELGVPYEIQRYERDPQTMLAPASLKKVHPLGKSPVITDGDLVVAESGAIIEYLAHTYGKDTMLPESGGQAWLDYTYWLHYAEGSLMPPLVMRLVFQKVKTSPMPFFIKPVAKGIADKTIETFIGPMIKTHLDFIEAHLAKNTWFLGDNLSAADIQMSFPLEASVARGIVGKDRPNITAWVARVHARPAYQRGLEKGGEYDFA